TAAAGGCAAACCTTCCCAGCCATCGCCATCTGGCTGTCACTTTCAGGGCCACCATGCTGGCCTCAGGGCTGCTTCTGGTGGCTTTGCTGGCCTGCCTGGTTTTAATGGTTTTCATGTCAGTCTGGTGGCAGAGGGAGCTCTGGGGAAAGCTGCCTCCTGGACCCACCCCATGCCCTTCATCGGGAACTACCTGCAGCTGGACACAGAGCAGATATGCGACTCCCTCATGAAGGTGCCATCAGAGGGAGATGGGTGGAATGGTGTGGGGGTGTGTGCCTAACCAGTTTGGCTAGGATTTTGAGGCAGAGGATTGACAAAGTTGGACCAGAGTTTCAGGAAAGGGGAATTTTGAAGGTTCAGCATCAGGATCCTAGGCAGGAAACACCAGATCTTGGGATCTCCAGCCTCTTGCCTGTGAGAACCTATGGGGAAATGCATCTTAGTGCTTGAGGCCTGGGTACAGGGCCAGTTCAGAGTTGGGGCTGCTCCCTCTAACCACTCCCACCTCCATCAGATCAGCAAGCGCTATGGGCCAGTGTGCATGGTTCACCTGGGGCCCCGGAGGGTCGTGGTGCTGCGTGGATACGAAGCTGTAAAGGAGGCTCTGATAGACCAGGCAGAGGAATTCAGTGGACGAGGAGAGCTGGCCGTTGCTGACCGGATCTTCAAAGGCTATGGTGAGAGGGACTGGTGGGGGAATGTGGGCAGGCTGACTTTGTGACCTCAGTGGGGTCTCCAGTCTTCTTCTTGCTCCCCCATCCCCTCAGGCTGTGACAGAgccttcttctgtcttctctggcCCCATCTCTGTTCATTGGTGCCTCTTCTCTTGTCTCTAAATTATCTTAGAGTTTAtgcctctctgcttctccctgcctgtctctgccccatctctctgttccttctcactagatgtctcttctttctctgtaacTGTTAGAACCTCTTGATTTCTGCTTTGGAACCCTTGTCTTCTGTCACCGtgtgtcttttgtctttttcttcttctcagcttctgtgcttccttgtgtttctctctccctctcccactctttctccttccttaatCTTAGAATCTCACATTATTTCTGCTTCAAAGTCCCCATGCTTCTGTCTCCTGGTgagtctctcctctctccagaccacctgtgtttctctctccatattttcctttcttctctaggctcagttttagaatgtttcacaattttatatataCCTCTCAAAACTCCACATATCTcacttgcctccctcccctcccctcttctcatGAGTGTCTGTATATCTCCGTTTCTCTGTGCATCTGTCTTGCTTCTCTCcttctgattcttttcttccaagtcagtctctctttctgtatttctctgaCTCTGAGTCTCTAtatctccctctttctgctgtttctctctctgctggcttTCTCTCAGAGTCTCTCCATCTTtcacctgctccctctctctctgctcagctCTCCCTACTTCTCAGGATCCCCTGGGGCTGGTCTGTGTTgtgcccctgcccctctctgccctTTCTCCACTCCTATGCTCCCTCCCCAGGCGTGGCATTCAGCAACGGGGAGCGGGCCAAGCAGCTCAGGCGCTTCTCCATCACCACACTGAGGGACTTCGGAGTGGGTAAGCGTGGCATTGAGGAGCGCATCCAGGAGGAGGCGGGCTTCCTCATTGAGGCCTTCCAGAGCATGCGTGGTGAGTGGGGGACCCTGGAGTATtcgggaaggaggagaaaaacaccTGATGGGGACACATGCATTCTTGCCTGGGAAGGGGACTAGGTTGGGGGAAGGTGTCAGGCTTTCAGCTCTGGGGTCTGGTGCTGGAAAGTTTGGCTCTTCACGTCAGTGGCTCCCTCAAATTTTCAGACTGGCAACTGACTGCTGAGTTGACTCTTCCCCAAATCCATCTCTCCCCGATCCCATCCCACTCCCCAGGCAACTTCATTGATCCCACCTTCTTCCTGAGCCAAGCTGTCTCCAATGTCATCAGCTCTATTGTCTTTGGGAACCGCTTTGACTATGAGGACAAAGAGTTCCTGTCACTGCTGCGTATGATGCACGGAAGCTTCCAGTTCACAGCTACATCTACGGGGCAGGTAACCCATCCCAGTATGGCTCTACCAGGTCCCTACTACAACATGCCAAGTCCTCTTCCACGTGGAGACAGGTGTCCCAAACTCCCAATCTCCTCCAGACAAGGTCCCTCAAGTCCAGCCCCGACTCTTGGACAACTGGACAGTTGCATCAGATTCAGGACAGGCTCCCAATACCCAATCTCCACTGACACCTGGATATCTCAACAGATGCCctgatccccccccccccccccacacacacacaaaagcaaaccAGAGCCTGCAGGCAAGATTCATGCTTTCAACCAAGTTCTCTCGCTTGGGCAGGTGTTTCCATCCCAACTTACCTTAATACCTCACAGGTGCCCCTTGTTAAGatattccttctttccatctgAATTTCTTAACATCTGGAATAGTAACCACCTCAGCCCACCCCCTAAATACCTGAACACCTGGTGCTGCAAAATGAAGCCCACCAAAATCATTTGATATCTACACACATATCCAAACTAGTCCACTGGAATATCTAGACAAAAGCCTGCTGTCTAGCCCACTAAAATATCTGAACATCTAGACAGGTACCCCAACGAAGACCCCTAAACACTTAAACACCTGGATAGATTGTTCCACAAACACCCAAATAAATGTCCCTCAACCCAGCCCTGTTAAACACCCATAGAAAGGACCCTTATCGGGCAATTTGAATATCTGAACACCTGAAGAAGTATCTCCTCCACTTTAACACCTGCACTTCAGCACAACTTTACTACCTGAACACCTGTACAGAAGCCTCCAATCTAGATCCCCAAAATATCTGCACAGTTGTCTCCTACTGAGCCCACCTGAATGTCTAAACACCTAGACAACTGACCGCCCACACCAGTGCCACCTGAATAGGTAAACACTTGGACAGGTGTCTCCCAACCCAACCTAAcctgaatatttgaaaatctagatCTGTGCTCCCATCCAGACCCATCTGAATATCTGAACCCTGGATATGTGTCTCAATCCATCTCACCTAAATTCTTAGACAGGAATGCTCACACTTACCTCATGTGAAAACTTAGATATCTATTCCCATCCAGCCCCATCTAAATACCTCAACACCTGGGCAGGTGCCTTTAACCCAGTGCCTTCCTGGCCCTGAGACAGGTCCCACTGCCATCGAGTCCTGCCCACTAACAACtgtccttcccttttcttcctctgtcccccACTCTTAGCTCTATGAGATGTTCTACTCAGTGATGAAACACCTGCCAGGGCCACAGCAACAGGCCTTTAAGGAGCTGCAGGGCCTGGAGGACTTCATAGCCAAGAAGGTGGAGCAGAACCAACGCACCCTGGATCCCAACTCCCCGCGCAACTTCATCGACTCCTTCCTCATCCGCATGCAGCAGGTACACCCCAGCAGCCAGGTGGGCAGGTCCaaagccaggcagagggaaatcaggctggggatggaggagaaCAGAGGCCCATTCGAATGAGTCCCCTATCACAATAAACCTCACAATCCAAGTTATAATTAGCCGCCACTGTTCCATCTACTGAGCCCTTACCCAGGGCCAGTCGTGTGCATGCAAATCATAACAGCAAGCACTTCCATAAcactaccatgtgccaggcactatgttaagtGCTTCACGGTATTCGCCTACTTAAAACTCAGAACAGCTCTTGAAGGAGGTTCTATTATGACCGCAGTTTTACAACTGAGGGAAGTGAGGCCTAGGGAGTATAAGTGGACTGCCTGatgtcacacagcaaggaagcagtggaactaggttaAATCCTGGTGTCCTTCACGTTTGGCCTGGTGCTTTTAGCCACCATGTTCTCTTACCTTTCGTACCCTGGTTATCAGATGCACCTGTGCGGACAGGTGACTTTCTTTACCATGAGACAGTGGAGGGGGgggtgtcccctcccccatctggAGGTCAATCTCGCTTTtgtgaagaaaggagaggagacttTATGGAGTCTCGAAGTTCAAGGTGAAAGGAGCAAGGGAGGGATTTCTCCATAGTAAGGTTCAAGAATTTTAGTGAAGGAATAGGATGCTGTTGCTTAAaattctgtgtctgtgtctcagaAAATTGGTCTCTCTTTAACCTTCTCTGAATCATTCTATCATGccatctctgtgcctcttttTCACTCAGTGTCTCTCACTATCCCTCTCTTTCTAAATATTCCTACCAAAAAAGGTGACCACTAAGCTgataattaaaagacagatagTCAGCCAGCAGAGAATGTGAGAAGAGCAAATCAGGCAGAGCCACCAGCCAGGGAAAAGGCTTGCAGACCAGAGAAAGCCTGGCAGAACTAGGATCCCTCTTCCCACCTTTGTTCTGGATTTAGGAGAAGCAGGCCCTAAAGAAAAACCTCAGAAGGGCCCTGAGACCATGGAGGAGTGAGCTTGTCCTGAAGCCTCCTCTCGCTGCGGGAGCAGAAGAACCCCAACACGGAGTTCTGCTTGAAGAACCTGGTGCTGACCACGTTGAACCTCTTCATTGGTGGCACAGAGACGGTCAGCATAACCCTGCGTTATGGCTTCCTGCTGCTGATGAAGCACCCAGATATAGAGGGTACGGCTGGAGGGTGCATGAAAGTGGGGGTCACAGATCCTCAAAAATCCTGTAAGCCCACGGCAATGTTCCCAACTCTCTCAGATCCCCGGATCCTCAGACACGCCCTGCTATCCCGAGACTGGGTGATATTTAGCTGATGGGCACCAGTCAAGTTTCACCAgctgttaaaatatttgaaatatcagaATTGATTGGATGGCTCCTATGCTAAGCCTACCGAGTGCCACTCCCTGCCCTGATTGCAGACCATCCCCAAAGACTCCTCCCTTGGACTTTTCCTATGATTCTGGTACGATCAGGTGAACAGAGACCTGGGCTAACAATGCGTATGGCAGATGTCTGTTTTGAACACGTAAATGTCACAAATGGACGTATAGTTGTTCACACTTGGACTATCATCCC
This genomic interval from Equus quagga isolate Etosha38 unplaced genomic scaffold, UCLA_HA_Equagga_1.0 145786_RagTag, whole genome shotgun sequence contains the following:
- the LOC124232896 gene encoding LOW QUALITY PROTEIN: cytochrome P450 2A13-like (The sequence of the model RefSeq protein was modified relative to this genomic sequence to represent the inferred CDS: inserted 1 base in 1 codon), producing MLASGLLLVALLACLVLMVFMSVWWQRELWGKLPPGPTPXPFIGNYLQLDTEQICDSLMKISKRYGPVCMVHLGPRRVVVLRGYEAVKEALIDQAEEFSGRGELAVADRIFKGYGVAFSNGERAKQLRRFSITTLRDFGVGKRGIEERIQEEAGFLIEAFQSMRGNFIDPTFFLSQAVSNVISSIVFGNRFDYEDKEFLSLLRMMHGSFQFTATSTGQLYEMFYSVMKHLPGPQQQAFKELQGLEDFIAKKVEQNQRTLDPNSPRNFIDSFLIRMQQEQKNPNTEFCLKNLVLTTLNLFIGGTETVSITLRYGFLLLMKHPDIEAKVHEEIDRVIGKNRQPKFEDRAKMPYTEAVIHEIQRFGDVIPMSLARRVTKDIKFRGFLIPKGTEVFLMLGSVLRDPKFFSNPHDFNPQHFLDEKGQFKKSDAFVPFSIGKRHCFGEGLARMELFLFLTTIMQNFCFKHSQSPQDIDVSPKHVGFVSIPRNYTMSLQPR